Genomic DNA from Apis mellifera strain DH4 linkage group LG6, Amel_HAv3.1, whole genome shotgun sequence:
CACATGTTAAGAatgtagaagaaaaatttataaaaattctataagttaaaaatatgtcatataattatacaaacgCCTCGCTGGTTTTCACTCTCTCCTCGGCTCCTTCCAATTCCTCTTCAACGAGCGccaatttcttcgatatttcctCAGATTTAGCGTCCGCGTCTTCAGCAATTAATCTTGCATCTTTCAGTTCTTGCATCAATTTTTCCATGCGTTCTTCGTCCAGCCGACTTCTGTCTTCCAATACTTTGCACAttctaagaaagaaaaaaaaacatatatgctaatttaaaattttattcgtacttttaaaacatattaaaatatattttggtcTGCGAACTTAAAAAATgacgaagaaaaaggaagattccaatattttatctatcgtatgaaattcttaataaaaaccTTCGCGCATCATCTGCAAGTTCTGATGCACGTCCAAGTTTCGTTTGAGCGGTAAGACGTAATTCCTCCTTCTTCGTTAACGTTGCTTCAATTTCTTGCACCCTCTTGGTCAACGTGGTTCGATCTTGCTCTGCCTGTTAACGTCATTCATCAAATACaaacaatatcaattttccTAAATCTGTTTAAAACACGTGTTTACGCACCTTAGACCAAGATTTTTCGCATTGTTCCAAATCAGCGGTGGATTGCTCTAAATTCGCTTTCGCCACTTCGTAATCTCGTTCGAGTTGAGTGAGCTTTTTAGCAAGATCTCTTACGTCGTCGTTCAGCTTGTCCGCACGAAAGTTCTCTGATCTCGCCTTCGCTTCATTTGCCTCTACTTTTTCATTAGCGGCATCCATCTCTTGCTTCAACGCCgcaatcttctttttaatcgcCTCCATGATGACGATTTATGCTTTTCTACCCTTTTATCGTTTATCCTTCGTCGGCAATTTGAACCTAACCCAATTCATTAAACTTATTAAcaacgatttaataattattagatccGATTTGATTAACTgtgtaacaaatttaatataatttattctttga
This window encodes:
- the LOC413204 gene encoding tropomyosin-2 produces the protein MEAIKKKIAALKQEMDAANEKVEANEAKARSENFRADKLNDDVRDLAKKLTQLERDYEVAKANLEQSTADLEQCEKSWSKAEQDRTTLTKRVQEIEATLTKKEELRLTAQTKLGRASELADDARRMCKVLEDRSRLDEERMEKLMQELKDARLIAEDADAKSEEISKKLALVEEELEGAEERVKTSEAKIIEREDELFIVQNIVKSLEVSEEKANARVEDFKIQLKQLKKKLREAEKRAIHAERTVKKLLKEVDMKEDELREEKEKYKAVCDDMDATFAEMTGY